Proteins encoded by one window of Microcebus murinus isolate Inina chromosome 2, M.murinus_Inina_mat1.0, whole genome shotgun sequence:
- the S100A9 gene encoding protein S100-A9 translates to MAREQSQLERAIETVINTFHHYSVRQQPPDSLSQKEFKQLVKKDLQNFLKKEKRNDKAIEHIMEDLDTNVDKQLSFEEFIVLMARLTEASHEEMHKNAQHPIDPGHEHGPGLGEGTQGQGHGHSHGHGHGHSHGPGLGEGGHGHGHSHGHGHGH, encoded by the exons ATGGCGAGAGAACAGTCGCAGCTGGAACGCGCCATAGAGACGGTGATCAACACCTTCCACCACTACTCTGTGCGGCAGCAGCCACCAGACAGCCTGAGCCAGAAAGAATTCAAACAGCTGGTGAAAAAAGATCTGCAAAACTTCCTCAAG aaggagaaaaggaatgaCAAGGCCATAGAGCACATCATGGAGGACCTGGACACAAACGTGGACAAACAGCTGTCCTTTGAGGAGTTCATTGTCCTGATGGCACGACTGACCGAAGCTTCCCACGAGGAGATGCACAAGAATGCCCAGCACCCCATTGACCCAGGCCACGAGCATGGGCCAGGCCTTGGGGAGGGTACTCAGGGTCAGGGCCATGGCCACAGCCACGGCCACGGCCATGGCCACAGCCATGGGCCAGGCCTTGGAGAGGGTGGCCATGGCCATGGCCACAGCCACGGGCATGGCCACGGCCACTAA